A part of Rattus norvegicus strain BN/NHsdMcwi chromosome 4, GRCr8, whole genome shotgun sequence genomic DNA contains:
- the Ggcx gene encoding vitamin K-dependent gamma-carboxylase (The RefSeq protein has 5 substitutions compared to this genomic sequence) has protein sequence MAVHRGSARAAPASDKVQKNKPAQTSGLEQGSRMARIFGFEWADLSSWQSVVTLLNRPTDPANLAVFRFLFAFLMLLDIPQERGLSSLDRKYLDGLDVCRFPLLDALRPLPLDWMYLVYTIMFLGALGMMLGLWYRLSCMLFLLPYWYVFLLDKTSWNNHSYLYGLLAFQLTFMDANHYWSVDGLLSAQKKNAHVPLWNYTVLRGQIFIVYFIAGVKKLDADWVEGYSMEHLSRHWLFSPFKLVLSEELTSLLVVHWCGLLLDLSAGFLLFFDASRPIGLVFVSYFHCMNSQLFSIGMFPYVMLASSPLFCSAEWPRKLVARCPKRLQELLPAKAAPRPSASCVYKRARAKAGQKPGLRHHLGTVFTLLYLLEQLFLPYSHFLTQGYNNWTNGLYGYSWDMMVHSRSHQHVKITYRDGLTGELGYLNPGVFTQSRRWKDHADMLKQYATCLSLLLPKYNVTEPQIYFDIWVSINDRFQQRLFDPRVDIVQAVWSPFRRTPWVQPLLMDLSPWRTKLQDIKSSLDNHTEVVFIADFPGLHLENFVSEDLGNTSIQLLQGEVTVELVAEQKNQTLREGEKMQLPAGEYHKVYTVSSSPSCYMYIYVNTTEVALEQDLAYLQELKEKVENGSETGPLPPELQPLLEGEVKGGPEPTPLVQTFLRRQRKLQEIERRRNSPLHERFLRFVLRKLYVFRRSFLMTRISLRNLLFGRPSLEQLAQEVTYANLRPFEPVDESSASNTDSSDPHPSEPDSEHVHSEL, from the exons ATGGCTGTCCACCGTGGCTCTGCACGAGCTGCTCCCGCCTCAG ATAAAGTACAGAAAAACAAGCCTGCACAGACATCGGGGCTGAAACAGGGCAGCCGAATGGCGAAAATTTTTGGGTTTGAATGGGCAGATTTATCCAGCTGGCAGAGTGTCGTGACCCTACTTAACCGACCAACGGACCCTGCAAACCTGGCTGTCTTCCGTTTTCTCTTTG CATTCTTGATGCTGCTGGACATCCCCCAGGAACGGGGCCTTAGCTCCCTGGACCGAAAATACTTGGATGGGCTGGATGTGTGCCGCTTCCCCTTGCTGGATGCCTTGCGCCCACTGCCACTTGACTGGATGTATCTCGTCTACACCATCATGTTTCTGG GGGCACTGGGCATGATGCTGGGCCTGTGGTACCGGCTAAGCTGTGTGTTATTCCTGCTACCATACTGGTACGTGTTTCTCCTGGACAAGACATCGTGGAACAATCACTCCTATCTGTATGGTTTGTTGGCCTTTCAGTTGACATTCATGGATGCAAACCACTACTG GTCTGTGGATGGCCTGCTGAGTGCCCAAAAGAAGAATGCTCACGTGCCCCTTTGGAACTACACAGTCCTGCGTGGCCAG ATCTTCATTGTGTATTTCATTGCGGGTGTGAAAAAGCTGGATGCTGACTGGGTTGAGGGCTACTCCATGGAGCATTTGTCCCGGCACTGGCTTTTTAGTCCCTTCAA GCTAGTGTTGTCGGAGGAGCTGACAAGCCTGCTGGTGGTACACTGGTGTGGGCTTCTCCTTGACCTCTCGGCTGGCTTCCTGCTCTTCTTCGATGCCTCCAGACCCATTGGCCTCGTCTTCGTGTCCTACTTTCACTGCATGAACTCGCAGCTCTTCAGTATAG GTATGTTCCCCTATGTCATGCTGGCCAGCAGCCCTCTCTTCTGCTCAGCTGAATGGCCTCGGAAGCTGGTAGCCCGATGCCCGAAAAGGCTGCAAGAGCTGCTGCCTGCCAAAGCTGCTCCTCGGCCTAGTGCTTCCTGTGTGTATAAGAGGGCCCGGGCGAAAGCTGGTCAAAAGCCAGGCCTACGCCACCATCTGGGAGCTGTCTTCACCCTGCTCTACCTTCTGGAGCAGCTCTTCCTGCCCTATTCCCATTTCCTCACGCAG GGTTACAACAACTGGACGAATGGGCTGTATGGCTATTCCTGGGACATGATGGTGCACTCCCGCTCCCACCAGCATGTAAAGATCACCTACCGTGATGGCCTCACTGGAGAGCTGGGCTACCTTAACCCTGGG GTATTCACACAGAGCCGGCGCTGGAAGGACCATGCAGACATGCTGAAGCAATATGCCACTTGCCTGAGCCTCCTGCTTCCCAAGTACAATGTCACTGAGCCCCAGATCTACTTTGATATCTGGGTCTCCATCAATGACCGCTTCCAGCAGAG GCTTTTTGACCCTCGCGTGGACATCGTGCAGGCCGTGTGGTCCCCCTTCCGGCGCACGCCTTGGGTGCAGCCACTCTTGATGGACTTATCTCCCTGGAGGACCAAGTTACAAGACATTAAGAGCAGTCTGGACAACCACACTGAGGTGGTCTTCATTGCAGATTTCCCTG GGCTTCACTTGGAGAATTTTGTGAGTGAAGACCTGGGCAACACCAGCATCCAGCTGCTGCAGGGAGAAGTCACTGTGGAATTGGTGGCAGAACAGAAAAACCAGACTCTTCGAGAAGGAGAGAAAATGCAG TTGCCTGCTGGAGAGTACCATAAAGTCTATACTGTATCATCTAGTCCTTCCTGCTACATGTACGTCTATGTCAACACTACAGAGGTCGCACTGGAGCAAGACCTAGCATATCTGCAAGAATTAAAGGAGAAGGTGGAGAACGGAAGTG AAACAGGGCCCCTGCCTCCAGAACTTCAGCCTCTTTTGGAAGGGGAAGTAAAAGGGGGCCCTGAGCCAACACCTCTGGTCCAAACCTTTCTGAGACGGCAGAGGAAGCTCCAAGAAATTGAACGAAGGCGAAATAGCCCTTTGCATGAGCGCTTCCTCCGCTTTGTGCTGCGGAAGCTGTATGTCTTTCGACGCAG CTTCCTGATGACTCGAATTTCACTTCGAAACCTGCTATTTGGCCGCCCTTCCCTAGAGCAATTAGCCCAAGAGGTGACATATGCAAACTTGCGACCATTTGAACCAGTTGATGAGTCAAGTGCTTCAAACACAGATTCTTCCGATCCTCATCCTTCAGAGCCAGATTCTGAGCATGTTCACTCTGAGCTCTGA
- the Ggcx gene encoding vitamin K-dependent gamma-carboxylase isoform X1: MAVHRGSARAAPASDKVQKNKPAQTSGLKQGSRMAKIFGFEWADLSSWQSVVTLLNRPTDPANLAVFRFLFAFLMLLDIPQERGLSSLDRKYLDGLDVCRFPLLDALRPLPLDWMYLVYTIMFLGALGMMLGLWYRLSCVLFLLPYWYVFLLDKTSWNNHSYLYGLLAFQLTFMDANHYWSVDGLLSAQKKNAHVPLWNYTVLRGQIFIVYFIAGVKKLDADWVEGYSMEHLSRHWLFSPFKLVLSEELTSLLVVHWCGLLLDLSAGFLLFFDASRPIGLVFVSYFHCMNSQLFSIGMFPYVMLASSPLFCSAEWPRKLVARCPKRLQELLPAKAAPRPSASCVYKRARAKAGQKPGLRHHLGAVFTLLYLLEQLFLPYSHFLTQGYNNWTNGLYGYSWDMMVHSRSHQHVKITYRDGLTGELGYLNPGAF; encoded by the exons ATGGCTGTCCACCGTGGCTCTGCACGAGCTGCTCCCGCCTCAG ATAAAGTACAGAAAAACAAGCCTGCACAGACATCGGGGCTGAAACAGGGCAGCCGAATGGCGAAAATTTTTGGGTTTGAATGGGCAGATTTATCCAGCTGGCAGAGTGTCGTGACCCTACTTAACCGACCAACGGACCCTGCAAACCTGGCTGTCTTCCGTTTTCTCTTTG CATTCTTGATGCTGCTGGACATCCCCCAGGAACGGGGCCTTAGCTCCCTGGACCGAAAATACTTGGATGGGCTGGATGTGTGCCGCTTCCCCTTGCTGGATGCCTTGCGCCCACTGCCACTTGACTGGATGTATCTCGTCTACACCATCATGTTTCTGG GGGCACTGGGCATGATGCTGGGCCTGTGGTACCGGCTAAGCTGTGTGTTATTCCTGCTACCATACTGGTACGTGTTTCTCCTGGACAAGACATCGTGGAACAATCACTCCTATCTGTATGGTTTGTTGGCCTTTCAGTTGACATTCATGGATGCAAACCACTACTG GTCTGTGGATGGCCTGCTGAGTGCCCAAAAGAAGAATGCTCACGTGCCCCTTTGGAACTACACAGTCCTGCGTGGCCAG ATCTTCATTGTGTATTTCATTGCGGGTGTGAAAAAGCTGGATGCTGACTGGGTTGAGGGCTACTCCATGGAGCATTTGTCCCGGCACTGGCTTTTTAGTCCCTTCAA GCTAGTGTTGTCGGAGGAGCTGACAAGCCTGCTGGTGGTACACTGGTGTGGGCTTCTCCTTGACCTCTCGGCTGGCTTCCTGCTCTTCTTCGATGCCTCCAGACCCATTGGCCTCGTCTTCGTGTCCTACTTTCACTGCATGAACTCGCAGCTCTTCAGTATAG GTATGTTCCCCTATGTCATGCTGGCCAGCAGCCCTCTCTTCTGCTCAGCTGAATGGCCTCGGAAGCTGGTAGCCCGATGCCCGAAAAGGCTGCAAGAGCTGCTGCCTGCCAAAGCTGCTCCTCGGCCTAGTGCTTCCTGTGTGTATAAGAGGGCCCGGGCGAAAGCTGGTCAAAAGCCAGGCCTACGCCACCATCTGGGAGCTGTCTTCACCCTGCTCTACCTTCTGGAGCAGCTCTTCCTGCCCTATTCCCATTTCCTCACGCAG GGTTACAACAACTGGACGAATGGGCTGTATGGCTATTCCTGGGACATGATGGTGCACTCCCGCTCCCACCAGCATGTAAAGATCACCTACCGTGATGGCCTCACTGGAGAGCTGGGCTACCTTAACCCTGGG GCTTTTTGA
- the Ggcx gene encoding vitamin K-dependent gamma-carboxylase isoform X2, translating into MAVHRGSARAAPASDKVQKNKPAQTSGLKQGSRMAKIFGFEWADLSSWQSVVTLLNRPTDPANLAVFRFLFAFLMLLDIPQERGLSSLDRKYLDGLDVCRFPLLDALRPLPLDWMYLVYTIMFLGALGMMLGLWYRLSCVLFLLPYWYVFLLDKTSWNNHSYLYGLLAFQLTFMDANHYWYPDRSTPEKTKAKHSCFQILQGCRLYFLCVSPERQNYSQTQKLL; encoded by the exons ATGGCTGTCCACCGTGGCTCTGCACGAGCTGCTCCCGCCTCAG ATAAAGTACAGAAAAACAAGCCTGCACAGACATCGGGGCTGAAACAGGGCAGCCGAATGGCGAAAATTTTTGGGTTTGAATGGGCAGATTTATCCAGCTGGCAGAGTGTCGTGACCCTACTTAACCGACCAACGGACCCTGCAAACCTGGCTGTCTTCCGTTTTCTCTTTG CATTCTTGATGCTGCTGGACATCCCCCAGGAACGGGGCCTTAGCTCCCTGGACCGAAAATACTTGGATGGGCTGGATGTGTGCCGCTTCCCCTTGCTGGATGCCTTGCGCCCACTGCCACTTGACTGGATGTATCTCGTCTACACCATCATGTTTCTGG GGGCACTGGGCATGATGCTGGGCCTGTGGTACCGGCTAAGCTGTGTGTTATTCCTGCTACCATACTGGTACGTGTTTCTCCTGGACAAGACATCGTGGAACAATCACTCCTATCTGTATGGTTTGTTGGCCTTTCAGTTGACATTCATGGATGCAAACCACTACTG GTACCCTGATAGATCCACTCCTGAGAAGACTAAAGCCAAAcatagctgttttcagatactcCAGGGGTGCAGACTTTACTTTCTGTGTGTGAGCCCAGAGAGGCAGAATTATAGCCAAACACAGAAGTTGCTGTGA